In Methylomonas sp. ZR1, one DNA window encodes the following:
- a CDS encoding undecaprenyl-phosphate glucose phosphotransferase, protein MNQFRPKGFIRPLQPELQSIKRAMDTALIFITLYISLHIYGETFSREYLGLFIVCTVLFGIFAEHQEIYHGWRGDPLFDDAVRILLSWIVAFALIASSFFVFDLGFEYSRQVLELWLPLAPLSIIMLHSLRRSTLSYLRMHGLNTRNYAILGGNSLGKRLNAALTEMPWLGYSFVGFFDDRIENKQRRQDEDMVDVIVGDFKELLERAQRGEIDHIYITLPLRAEKRINQLIRELADSTVSVNIVPDFFTFNLMQSKLSSVKGIPVVSVFDTPLNSSLDGAVKRLEDLLLCAIILPIIAIPMLIIAIAIKITSPGPVIFKQMRYGVKGEQIEVWKFRSMSVCENGDSIKQATANDSRVTPLGSFLRRTSLDELPQFLNVLSGTMSVVGPRPHAVAHNEYYRKQIQGYMLRHKMKPGITGLAQISGCRGETETIDKMERRIHHDLEYIRQWSVILDLKIVVLTIFKGFVGQQAY, encoded by the coding sequence ATGAATCAGTTTCGCCCAAAAGGATTTATCAGGCCGCTACAGCCCGAATTGCAAAGCATTAAGCGGGCAATGGACACCGCGTTGATTTTTATCACGCTATACATCTCTCTGCATATTTATGGCGAGACGTTCAGTCGTGAATACCTAGGTTTATTCATTGTTTGCACGGTGCTGTTCGGTATTTTCGCCGAGCACCAGGAAATCTATCACGGCTGGCGGGGCGATCCCCTGTTTGACGACGCCGTACGGATATTGTTGTCGTGGATAGTGGCCTTTGCGCTGATTGCCAGCAGTTTTTTCGTGTTCGACCTTGGGTTTGAATACTCGCGGCAAGTATTGGAGCTTTGGCTGCCGCTGGCACCGCTCAGCATCATCATGCTGCACTCGCTGCGCCGCTCGACGTTGTCTTATTTGCGGATGCACGGGCTTAATACCCGAAACTACGCAATTTTGGGCGGCAATTCATTAGGTAAGCGCCTAAACGCCGCATTGACCGAAATGCCGTGGCTTGGATACAGCTTTGTGGGATTTTTCGACGACCGAATCGAGAACAAGCAGCGCAGGCAGGATGAAGACATGGTCGACGTCATCGTTGGTGACTTTAAAGAGCTATTGGAAAGAGCGCAACGCGGAGAAATCGATCATATCTACATCACCCTTCCCCTGCGTGCGGAAAAGCGAATCAACCAATTGATTCGAGAGCTGGCCGACAGCACCGTGTCGGTCAACATTGTCCCGGACTTTTTTACCTTTAACCTGATGCAGTCTAAACTCAGCAGCGTAAAAGGGATACCGGTGGTCAGCGTCTTCGATACGCCGTTAAATTCGTCGCTGGACGGCGCGGTCAAACGCCTTGAAGATTTACTGTTGTGCGCGATCATCTTACCGATTATCGCGATACCGATGCTGATCATCGCCATTGCGATCAAAATTACATCGCCGGGGCCGGTCATTTTCAAGCAAATGCGTTACGGGGTTAAGGGTGAGCAGATTGAGGTTTGGAAGTTTCGATCTATGTCGGTCTGTGAAAATGGCGACAGCATCAAACAAGCCACGGCCAATGACAGCAGGGTGACGCCGCTAGGCAGTTTTTTACGGCGCACTTCGCTAGACGAATTGCCGCAATTTCTAAACGTATTGAGCGGCACCATGTCCGTGGTTGGCCCACGGCCCCATGCAGTGGCGCACAATGAATACTACCGCAAACAGATCCAGGGCTATATGCTGCGGCACAAAATGAAACCCGGCATCACAGGCTTGGCGCAAATCAGCGGTTGTCGCGGCGAAACCGAAACCATCGACAAAATGGAAAGACGGATTCATCACGACCTGGAATACATCCGCCAATGGTCTGTGATTTTGGATTTAAAGATTGTGGTATTAACTATTTTTAAAGGATTTGTGGGGCAGCAGGCTTATTGA
- a CDS encoding glycosyltransferase — protein sequence MRIITTVNPESGGPIEGLKQQAKIAMAKGHTTEVACFDEENATHVKEFPLRVHALGPIFSKYAYSRKFKPWLLANYNQYDAIVIHNLWQYHSFAAHAALKSVNAPYYVFTHGALDPWFKKQYPLKHLKKCLYWFWGEYPVIRDAKKVLFTCEEEKVLARQSFWPYRCNEHVVNYGTAGHIGIADEQRSLFLNSFPNLRGKRFLLFLSRIHPKKGIDLLIEAFAKNKPYESDLELVIAGPDQIGWQKELHALAVSRGVADKITWTGMLGGDMKWGAYLTADAFILPSHAENFGIVVAEALSCSLPVLISDKVNIWQEVEQNVAGLVADDTIGGCSDLIERWIQMDESAKSQIRENAKQCFMTHFEINAAVDSLMAVFAQGVK from the coding sequence TTGCGTATTATTACTACAGTAAATCCGGAGTCAGGCGGTCCTATTGAAGGACTTAAACAGCAGGCGAAGATCGCTATGGCTAAAGGACATACTACTGAAGTTGCATGTTTCGATGAGGAGAATGCAACGCACGTAAAGGAGTTTCCTTTACGTGTTCACGCTCTTGGTCCAATTTTTAGCAAGTACGCATATTCGCGGAAATTTAAGCCCTGGTTATTGGCTAATTACAATCAATACGACGCGATAGTAATCCATAACTTATGGCAATATCATAGTTTTGCTGCCCATGCGGCGCTCAAATCTGTCAATGCTCCTTATTATGTATTTACCCATGGCGCATTAGATCCATGGTTTAAGAAACAATACCCTCTTAAGCATTTAAAAAAATGTTTATATTGGTTCTGGGGAGAGTATCCGGTTATCCGCGATGCGAAAAAAGTGCTGTTTACTTGTGAAGAAGAAAAAGTCTTGGCGCGCCAGTCTTTTTGGCCATATCGTTGTAACGAGCACGTGGTTAATTATGGCACCGCAGGCCATATCGGTATCGCAGATGAACAGAGGAGCTTATTTTTAAATAGCTTTCCTAATTTGCGAGGAAAGCGTTTTCTATTGTTTTTAAGTCGGATTCATCCAAAAAAAGGTATTGATCTTCTGATTGAAGCATTTGCAAAAAATAAGCCGTATGAGTCGGATCTGGAATTAGTTATCGCCGGGCCAGACCAAATAGGTTGGCAGAAAGAGTTGCACGCATTAGCCGTCAGCCGAGGTGTTGCTGACAAAATTACGTGGACTGGTATGTTAGGGGGAGATATGAAATGGGGAGCTTATCTCACTGCTGATGCTTTTATCTTGCCTTCGCATGCGGAGAATTTTGGGATTGTTGTTGCCGAAGCGTTGTCTTGTTCCTTACCAGTTTTGATCAGCGATAAAGTAAATATCTGGCAAGAGGTTGAACAGAACGTAGCGGGCTTGGTAGCTGATGATACTATTGGCGGATGTAGTGATTTAATTGAACGGTGGATACAGATGGATGAATCGGCTAAAAGCCAAATCAGAGAAAATGCCAAGCAATGTTTTATGACACATTTTGAAATCAATGCAGCAGTAGATAGTTTAATGGCTGTATTCGCTCAAGGCGTCAAGTAA
- a CDS encoding shikimate kinase, translating into MKPAANIYLIGLMGVGKTTIGKQIAKALQWPFYDSDRVIEECTGVDIPTIFSYEGEEGFRMREQTVIRHLSALQGIVMATGGGAVLMPENRTALKENGFVVYLHCSIDKILHRTKHDTQRPLLRTDNPRQRLQTLLAQRDPLYTECADFKIDSGVLPTKTVVKTILQQYQAALEDHERIASCTK; encoded by the coding sequence ATGAAACCAGCGGCAAATATCTATTTGATCGGCCTGATGGGTGTGGGTAAAACCACCATAGGCAAACAGATTGCTAAAGCCTTGCAATGGCCGTTCTACGACAGCGATAGAGTCATCGAGGAATGCACCGGCGTCGATATTCCGACGATCTTCTCTTACGAAGGCGAAGAAGGCTTCCGGATGCGCGAGCAAACCGTGATCCGTCATTTATCGGCGTTGCAAGGGATAGTAATGGCTACCGGCGGCGGCGCGGTGTTAATGCCGGAAAATCGGACTGCGTTAAAGGAAAACGGCTTTGTCGTGTATCTGCATTGCTCTATCGACAAAATCCTGCACCGCACCAAGCACGATACGCAACGCCCGCTGCTACGTACCGACAACCCCAGACAACGCCTGCAAACCTTGCTGGCGCAACGCGACCCGCTGTATACCGAATGCGCCGATTTTAAAATCGACTCCGGCGTACTGCCCACTAAAACCGTGGTTAAAACCATTTTGCAGCAATATCAGGCTGCTTTAGAAGATCATGAAAGAATTGCAAGTTGCACTAAATAA
- a CDS encoding endonuclease domain-containing protein produces MKELARSLRKNQTNSEQVIWQQLRNRQLLGCKFRRQQVIGPFIVDFVCLEPKLVIEVDGGQHAEQQEYDQNRSQYLQQLGYRVLRFWNHEVLQDISAVMEAIHLTFLELRDTVKITPSPD; encoded by the coding sequence ATGAAAGAATTGGCCCGTTCACTACGCAAAAATCAAACCAACTCAGAACAAGTGATTTGGCAACAGCTCAGAAATCGGCAATTGTTGGGCTGTAAATTTCGTAGACAGCAGGTTATCGGCCCATTCATCGTTGATTTTGTTTGCCTGGAACCCAAGTTGGTAATTGAAGTTGATGGCGGGCAGCATGCCGAGCAACAGGAATACGATCAAAACAGAAGTCAGTATTTACAACAGCTGGGGTATCGAGTGTTGAGATTTTGGAATCACGAGGTTTTACAAGACATATCTGCCGTGATGGAAGCCATTCATCTGACTTTTCTTGAGTTAAGAGATACAGTAAAAATAACTCCCTCTCCTGATTGA
- a CDS encoding glycosyltransferase: MYKRIFMIAAYSPPGNSTLFNLGASKKIESMLRVLRRMNKKVVLINTAHNSEELKNCSVKRQNIADCKVITITPFSLYNRKIGKLFNLFFAIWLAMRLRKPRKQFLLWCYNGYAFECLFALFMPKNQHIVIEMEDMPFSRKRGFIDIKNRLDSFLLSLVLKRVKLITCVNNIIADNFKYIPAEKVLFPSIIGQQLASQHFDVAFSRATRTVGYFGGLNTEKGADIVLELLTDLPDGWQVIVTGSGGLAEQFFKLANSNPDKLLFGYNVPENELYQLMEKCDVLVNPHKPIEEMGNGIFPFKVYEYLYTRRLVLTTRLPKESDIIESALVFFDGSVESLKQQLSEADRLFAEKMLAIDMAAKFISERYTVQGFSNTIISSLAKLN, translated from the coding sequence ATGTATAAAAGAATTTTTATGATAGCGGCTTATAGTCCACCGGGTAATTCCACTCTTTTTAATTTAGGTGCATCAAAAAAAATTGAAAGCATGTTGAGGGTTTTACGCCGAATGAATAAGAAGGTGGTGTTGATCAATACTGCCCATAATTCAGAGGAGCTAAAAAACTGTAGTGTTAAACGACAAAACATTGCAGATTGTAAAGTGATCACGATTACACCTTTTAGTTTATATAATCGAAAAATAGGAAAATTGTTCAACCTATTTTTTGCAATCTGGCTCGCGATGCGACTAAGAAAGCCGAGAAAGCAGTTTCTTCTCTGGTGCTATAACGGCTACGCATTTGAATGCTTGTTCGCGTTGTTTATGCCGAAAAACCAGCACATAGTCATTGAAATGGAAGATATGCCGTTTTCAAGAAAACGGGGTTTCATTGATATAAAAAACAGATTGGATAGTTTTTTATTATCCCTAGTACTAAAACGGGTCAAGCTAATTACTTGTGTAAATAATATTATTGCCGATAACTTTAAATACATACCCGCAGAAAAGGTTTTATTTCCCTCTATAATCGGCCAACAATTGGCTAGTCAACATTTTGACGTAGCATTTTCCAGGGCAACACGGACGGTAGGGTATTTTGGTGGGCTAAATACCGAGAAAGGAGCCGATATTGTCCTTGAATTATTAACAGACTTACCTGATGGGTGGCAAGTAATTGTTACAGGCAGTGGTGGCTTAGCGGAACAGTTTTTTAAGTTAGCCAATAGTAATCCTGATAAGCTACTGTTTGGCTACAACGTTCCTGAGAATGAACTGTATCAATTAATGGAAAAATGTGATGTTTTAGTGAATCCACACAAACCCATAGAGGAAATGGGTAACGGAATATTTCCCTTTAAGGTCTATGAGTATCTGTATACTAGGCGATTGGTTTTAACCACTCGATTACCTAAAGAGTCGGATATTATTGAGTCTGCCTTAGTATTTTTTGATGGGTCTGTCGAGTCGCTAAAACAACAACTATCAGAAGCAGACCGATTGTTCGCGGAAAAAATGCTTGCAATTGATATGGCTGCGAAATTTATTTCTGAAAGATATACGGTACAAGGCTTTAGTAACACAATCATTTCTAGCCTTGCTAAATTAAATTAG
- a CDS encoding VanZ family protein has product MKIAPINKKTTYSAVSANIESISQINKSMTKSFKGNRRLAILFILLSIVWMGILLTESSQPPAQLMGEIYGLDKLAHFVAFGMLALLICLVSFCLNGKTLIPYMSTPFLVAALSGVIEEGYQMTVPYRAASLPDLIADICGAVFVIYVINKTGILSLLKQWL; this is encoded by the coding sequence ATGAAGATCGCGCCAATAAATAAGAAAACGACATATTCAGCGGTTTCAGCCAATATAGAGTCTATATCCCAAATCAACAAATCAATGACGAAATCATTTAAAGGTAATCGAAGACTTGCAATACTTTTCATACTGCTCAGTATTGTTTGGATGGGGATCTTATTGACTGAGTCGTCACAGCCCCCAGCCCAACTCATGGGGGAAATATATGGGCTCGATAAATTAGCTCACTTTGTAGCTTTTGGAATGTTGGCCCTATTGATTTGTCTCGTTTCGTTCTGTCTTAACGGCAAAACATTGATACCTTATATGTCTACCCCTTTTTTAGTTGCAGCATTGTCGGGTGTAATTGAAGAGGGGTATCAAATGACGGTACCCTATCGCGCTGCTAGTTTGCCGGATTTGATCGCCGATATTTGCGGAGCTGTATTTGTAATTTATGTAATAAACAAAACTGGCATATTAAGTTTATTAAAACAATGGTTATGA
- a CDS encoding lipopolysaccharide biosynthesis protein has translation MANKFFSIFLSKGHDTTTESGRSNERLRRIGHTALASACSRVINILSGLITVPITLSYLGAEQFGLWMTLTGFVAFLSFTDMGLGIGLQNALTACHGKDDRIEPRRFISTTLILLCIICLILCGFAWYLLPYLPLNQLVKVYSKDAIEVLLPTTQAIIIVFACSLPLGIIQRILDAYQEGFLSNVMLSVGRLLGFASIFLSINQGYALPIMTTLYMGLPFVFIAFAGLFIFWKRPWLRPGFRSIHFSKAKQIGSVGGLALLAQLGASIMTTGPMFLLSSQYGAQAVAPFAITQRMLGGFSMVLSVAMSPLWPAYGEALARGDIGWIKKTFFRSVKISAIIILPIFIITSLYGLEIIEWWISEKKTLPTWQLLMACNAWMVFMAWNRVCSMMLNGLNKFKGQSIYGIMLPIIALASGYYVSISKELPITLWVIVLIGEIFRSVLFGLESMYVLKRMKQVKSQK, from the coding sequence ATGGCCAATAAATTTTTCTCAATATTTCTATCCAAAGGGCACGACACAACAACGGAGTCAGGGCGTAGCAATGAACGATTACGTCGCATAGGCCATACAGCGCTAGCTTCTGCATGTTCCAGAGTGATTAATATATTAAGCGGATTGATTACCGTGCCGATAACACTGTCTTATTTGGGGGCAGAGCAATTTGGCTTATGGATGACCTTGACCGGTTTTGTGGCTTTTTTATCATTTACCGACATGGGGCTGGGAATTGGCTTGCAAAATGCGCTGACAGCTTGTCATGGCAAAGATGACAGAATAGAGCCAAGACGCTTTATATCCACAACGCTAATATTACTCTGCATAATATGTCTTATTTTATGTGGGTTTGCTTGGTATTTATTGCCATACCTTCCCTTAAATCAGTTAGTAAAAGTTTATTCCAAGGATGCTATAGAGGTTTTATTGCCTACTACTCAAGCAATAATTATAGTATTTGCATGTAGCCTACCGTTAGGGATTATTCAAAGAATATTGGATGCTTATCAGGAAGGGTTTCTATCAAATGTAATGCTTAGCGTCGGCAGGTTATTGGGCTTTGCCAGCATTTTTCTCAGTATCAATCAAGGATATGCCTTGCCGATAATGACCACTTTATATATGGGGCTCCCTTTTGTATTTATTGCTTTCGCCGGTTTGTTTATATTTTGGAAGCGTCCTTGGTTAAGGCCCGGGTTTAGATCCATCCATTTCAGCAAAGCGAAGCAAATCGGTAGCGTCGGCGGTTTAGCATTATTAGCGCAATTGGGAGCTTCTATTATGACAACCGGGCCGATGTTTTTGCTTTCGAGTCAATATGGAGCTCAAGCAGTGGCGCCCTTCGCTATTACACAGCGTATGTTAGGAGGTTTTTCTATGGTTTTATCCGTAGCGATGTCACCATTATGGCCAGCATATGGTGAGGCTTTAGCTCGGGGAGATATTGGGTGGATTAAAAAAACGTTTTTTAGATCCGTCAAGATTAGCGCAATAATTATTTTGCCAATTTTTATTATCACATCTCTATATGGACTAGAAATTATAGAGTGGTGGATTTCCGAGAAAAAAACTCTCCCTACTTGGCAGCTGTTAATGGCATGCAATGCTTGGATGGTGTTTATGGCTTGGAATAGAGTGTGTTCGATGATGCTTAATGGGTTGAACAAATTTAAAGGGCAATCTATATATGGAATAATGTTGCCGATAATTGCATTAGCTTCAGGATACTATGTGTCGATTAGTAAAGAGCTACCAATAACATTATGGGTCATTGTATTAATAGGCGAGATATTTAGGTCCGTTCTGTTCGGATTGGAATCGATGTATGTCTTGAAAAGAATGAAGCAAGTCAAGTCCCAAAAATAA
- a CDS encoding right-handed parallel beta-helix repeat-containing protein has product MMKLINIMLVCLIIFTLTSQKARAQNIFVSPNGDDRYTGLEDQPLRTLEEAKNRVRLFKSQSQKEPITVQLRGGKYSLGKSFTLGATDSGVDLYPVTYQAFMNERVEILGSETIQASMIKEVPAVEYKFFSKLKSNSLHIYYIESEKLSFERGKNDGRGQFYPYIADLNYNGKKLVNAHWPESSWSKTVATSNQSDGDDGFSYTDLFPGNPNDYPNTLLHGYFEQNWADEYLTIKNISENPGFIATENPNSYPIKFKEGQRWRALNLRSAMDDNGEYYVDYQQKRIYFVAGTVNLSDIFEVNSLTDPIILIKNATNINFKNIKFGNTLGTAFKVESSKGVSISNCDFTNINGSGIEISGGENNQLINSSLAHIGGTGVNVYGGDRKTLRSSRHLIANNTIQNFGLIRNTYAPAINVAGVGVTVDGNIIFNGPHAAILLSGNNHLVTKNDISKVVQQTADAGMIYIGRDWSMRGSIITDNYLHDSISSMGGEINAIYLDDLASGITVSKNIVKNVARGLLIGGGRDNVVEGNLFINTDKPIWFDARGLNTKRDVIQKASPGSTWDLISKLKNVDFTSRVYKSAYPELATILDEQPLEPRGNSISNNNYTGVNGFYNGNAPENPSWYLLKNNHNIKDADIKNLAPSGNGEWFAFAKLVKE; this is encoded by the coding sequence ATGATGAAGCTCATTAATATTATGCTTGTTTGCCTTATTATTTTTACGCTAACTTCTCAGAAAGCTCGTGCACAAAATATCTTTGTTTCACCAAACGGAGACGACAGGTACACTGGTTTAGAAGACCAGCCATTACGTACTCTCGAAGAGGCAAAAAACAGGGTCAGATTATTTAAGAGCCAATCTCAGAAAGAACCAATTACCGTCCAATTACGTGGTGGGAAATATTCATTAGGTAAGAGTTTTACGTTAGGTGCTACGGATTCTGGTGTCGATCTTTATCCAGTGACCTACCAAGCTTTTATGAATGAAAGAGTGGAAATACTTGGTAGCGAAACCATACAAGCCAGTATGATTAAAGAAGTGCCGGCAGTAGAATACAAATTTTTTTCAAAGCTAAAATCCAATAGTTTGCATATTTATTACATAGAGTCCGAAAAACTTTCTTTTGAACGAGGGAAAAATGATGGTCGCGGGCAGTTTTATCCTTACATTGCCGACCTAAATTATAACGGCAAAAAGTTAGTGAATGCTCACTGGCCTGAATCTAGTTGGAGTAAAACTGTAGCAACATCAAATCAGTCGGACGGTGATGATGGATTTTCTTATACAGATCTGTTTCCAGGTAATCCCAACGACTATCCAAATACGCTGCTGCATGGGTATTTCGAACAAAACTGGGCGGACGAATATTTAACCATTAAAAATATTAGCGAAAATCCTGGATTTATTGCTACTGAAAACCCTAATAGCTATCCAATTAAGTTTAAAGAGGGTCAGCGTTGGCGGGCGCTGAACCTTAGAAGCGCGATGGACGATAATGGTGAATACTATGTCGACTATCAACAAAAACGAATTTACTTTGTGGCCGGCACAGTAAATTTAAGTGATATTTTTGAAGTAAATTCTTTAACTGATCCAATTATTCTCATAAAAAACGCCACCAATATAAATTTTAAGAATATTAAGTTTGGTAATACATTGGGAACTGCTTTTAAGGTTGAAAGCAGTAAGGGTGTTAGTATAAGTAATTGCGATTTTACAAATATTAATGGTAGTGGAATAGAAATATCCGGTGGCGAGAATAATCAGCTAATTAACTCCAGTTTGGCGCATATTGGCGGAACCGGTGTTAATGTGTATGGTGGGGACCGCAAAACCTTAAGGTCATCAAGACATCTCATAGCAAACAATACAATTCAGAATTTCGGCTTAATAAGAAATACCTATGCGCCGGCGATCAATGTCGCCGGCGTGGGAGTAACTGTTGATGGAAACATAATCTTTAATGGACCTCATGCAGCAATATTATTGTCCGGCAACAACCATCTAGTTACCAAAAATGATATTTCAAAAGTGGTGCAGCAGACAGCAGATGCCGGGATGATTTATATTGGGCGAGACTGGTCTATGCGCGGCAGCATAATTACCGACAATTACTTGCATGATTCCATTTCATCAATGGGTGGCGAGATAAACGCAATTTATTTAGATGATCTAGCAAGCGGTATTACAGTTAGTAAAAATATCGTAAAAAATGTAGCGCGCGGCCTATTAATTGGTGGCGGTCGCGACAATGTCGTTGAAGGAAACTTGTTTATCAACACCGATAAACCAATTTGGTTTGACGCTAGGGGGCTAAATACCAAGCGAGACGTTATCCAAAAAGCGTCTCCTGGCTCAACTTGGGATTTAATTTCCAAGCTTAAGAATGTTGACTTTACCAGTCGAGTATATAAATCAGCGTATCCTGAGTTGGCAACGATATTAGATGAACAACCACTTGAACCAAGAGGTAACTCTATAAGCAATAATAACTATACTGGGGTGAATGGCTTCTACAATGGAAATGCACCAGAAAACCCATCGTGGTATTTATTAAAAAATAACCACAACATAAAAGATGCCGATATAAAGAATTTGGCGCCTAGTGGGAATGGTGAATGGTTTGCTTTCGCCAAGCTAGTGAAGGAGTAG
- a CDS encoding acyltransferase, with the protein MMRNKALFGVIPYAFFRGREVLNNFVSNVFMQCYAYWWGVELGKDCDFHGITYLKRHYISEISIGSNCTFRSSFLSNTIGLKQKCFLSTTKGAQIVIGNRCGFSGVSIAANQRIKIGSNVLCGANVTISDSDRHPLDAIERIAGKAGKTSPVTIEDNVWLGMNVVVLKGVTIGKGSVIAANSVVTKDVPCNVVAGGIPAKVISPLRGEV; encoded by the coding sequence ATGATGAGAAATAAAGCATTATTTGGAGTTATACCTTATGCATTTTTTAGGGGGCGTGAGGTTTTGAATAATTTTGTATCAAATGTATTTATGCAATGCTATGCGTATTGGTGGGGGGTGGAGCTAGGTAAAGATTGCGATTTCCATGGAATAACCTATTTAAAAAGGCATTATATTTCTGAAATCTCAATAGGTAGTAACTGTACATTTCGCTCTTCATTTTTATCCAATACTATTGGCTTAAAACAAAAATGTTTTTTATCTACTACGAAAGGCGCTCAAATAGTTATAGGGAATAGGTGCGGCTTTAGTGGAGTATCCATTGCGGCAAATCAGAGAATTAAAATAGGAAGTAATGTATTATGCGGCGCTAATGTTACTATTTCTGATAGTGATAGACATCCATTAGACGCAATAGAAAGAATAGCAGGGAAGGCCGGGAAGACTTCCCCTGTAACTATTGAAGATAACGTTTGGCTAGGAATGAATGTTGTTGTATTGAAGGGAGTAACAATAGGAAAAGGATCGGTCATTGCTGCAAATAGCGTTGTAACCAAGGATGTTCCTTGTAATGTAGTGGCCGGTGGAATTCCTGCAAAAGTTATTAGCCCATTACGGGGGGAGGTTTGA
- the pyrF gene encoding orotidine-5'-phosphate decarboxylase, translated as MSDSFISAKAIPVRERLIMALDVSSIAEAQALVEELGDAVIFYKVGMELFMSGDYFGFIEWLKARDKKVFVDLKFFDIPATVGRAIKALSNKGVDLATIHGNDSIMEAAAAAKGDLKVLAVTALTSLDRGDLDDLGFRCDVRELVLSRAKRALQIGCDGIVSSGLEVAMIREQLGEKLLVITPGIRPVDNREDDDQKRAVSVEQAIQNGADYIVVGRPIRDAADRKAMAEKIQGQIAAQFG; from the coding sequence ATGTCAGATTCTTTCATATCAGCTAAAGCCATTCCTGTCCGCGAGCGCCTGATCATGGCCCTGGATGTGTCCAGCATCGCCGAGGCGCAAGCCTTGGTCGAAGAGTTGGGTGATGCGGTGATTTTTTACAAAGTAGGCATGGAGTTGTTCATGTCGGGTGATTATTTCGGTTTTATTGAATGGCTAAAGGCACGTGATAAAAAAGTGTTTGTCGATCTTAAGTTTTTCGATATTCCGGCGACGGTGGGCCGCGCCATTAAAGCACTGAGTAATAAAGGCGTGGACCTGGCCACTATCCATGGCAACGATTCCATCATGGAAGCGGCAGCAGCAGCGAAAGGCGACTTAAAGGTTTTGGCCGTCACCGCGTTAACCAGCCTGGATCGCGGCGATTTGGACGACTTGGGCTTTCGGTGCGATGTGCGTGAGTTGGTGTTATCCCGCGCCAAACGCGCTTTGCAAATCGGCTGCGACGGCATTGTTTCCTCCGGCCTGGAAGTGGCGATGATTCGGGAACAGTTGGGCGAAAAGCTGCTGGTCATCACTCCCGGTATCCGGCCGGTGGACAACCGCGAAGACGACGATCAAAAACGTGCGGTAAGCGTCGAACAGGCCATTCAAAACGGCGCGGACTATATAGTGGTGGGCAGACCCATCCGCGATGCGGCCGACCGTAAAGCGATGGCGGAAAAAATTCAGGGGCAGATAGCGGCGCAGTTTGGTTGA
- a CDS encoding SGNH/GDSL hydrolase family protein encodes MDIVKKRTSSKKRLAIAIAGVMLVQNALANDLELICPSDAPLKNILIIGDSVSKCYSSYICEYMPKDYAVFHNKNNALDSGSGRRRLDLWIDKRHWDLVYFNFGLHDIIHDRAINTSCKDVSCKLQRTSVENYKANLKSILFSVKQYSSNVVYALTTPFLPDVKDSFWVSSDVPLYNAIASEIMEGQGVPIDDLYSIVISNLQKIQVKQDVHFTPDGCKALANRVAQTISGVLK; translated from the coding sequence ATGGACATCGTCAAAAAAAGAACGTCCTCTAAGAAACGTTTAGCTATAGCAATTGCAGGGGTAATGCTCGTGCAAAATGCATTGGCGAACGATTTGGAATTGATATGCCCCTCTGATGCGCCATTAAAAAATATATTGATTATTGGCGATTCTGTATCGAAATGTTATTCGAGTTATATTTGCGAATATATGCCAAAAGATTATGCGGTTTTCCATAATAAAAATAACGCTCTTGATAGTGGTAGCGGCAGAAGACGTTTAGATCTCTGGATCGATAAGAGGCATTGGGATCTAGTGTATTTCAATTTTGGTCTCCATGACATAATACATGACAGAGCAATAAATACGTCATGCAAGGATGTTAGCTGTAAATTGCAAAGAACGAGCGTTGAAAACTACAAGGCCAACCTGAAGTCAATATTATTTTCGGTAAAACAATATAGCTCAAATGTTGTGTACGCATTAACCACGCCTTTTTTACCCGATGTAAAGGATTCTTTTTGGGTATCGAGCGATGTTCCGCTTTATAACGCCATCGCCAGTGAGATTATGGAAGGGCAGGGTGTTCCAATAGATGATTTGTATTCAATAGTGATTAGTAATTTGCAGAAAATTCAGGTTAAACAAGATGTTCATTTTACACCAGATGGTTGTAAAGCACTTGCAAACCGGGTTGCACAAACTATTTCAGGTGTTTTGAAGTGA